The following are encoded in a window of Schistocerca nitens isolate TAMUIC-IGC-003100 chromosome 9, iqSchNite1.1, whole genome shotgun sequence genomic DNA:
- the LOC126203332 gene encoding uncharacterized protein LOC126203332 — protein MAATLENKRKEKNCSQTEPTNPFLTDDSTTSKQAASSAQPQPTNQPTNQPTNPTSAADQYTMFWKFKETEEEWIEYLTQFQAHSQVHCAKGWKGVMSTRKTRWSNSINKSLPLAPWKQYWKSKK, from the exons ATGGCTGCAAcactggaaaataaaagaaaagaaaagaattgctCACAAACAG aaccaacaaatcccTTCCTTACTGATGACAGTACAACAAGCAAGCAAGCTGCATCATCTGCACAaccgcaaccaaccaaccaaccaaccaaccaaccaaccaacccaacaagTGCCGCTGACCAGTATACAATGTTCTGGAAGTTTAAGGAAACAGAGGAGGAATGGATtgaatacctgactcagttccaagcacatAGTCAAGTTCATTGTGCTAAAG gctggAAAGGTGTCATGAGCACAAGGAAGACACGATGGTCAAACAGCATCAACAAAAGTTTGCCGCTCGCGCCATGGAAGCAATATTGGAAGAGCAAGAAGTAA